One Penaeus monodon isolate SGIC_2016 chromosome 34, NSTDA_Pmon_1, whole genome shotgun sequence DNA segment encodes these proteins:
- the LOC119594683 gene encoding uncharacterized protein LOC119594683: protein MLSYMLPVEEKVSFAEGDASSFTPLSEDRSPVSETKPLLPADDKPDKLASLEGELQGLESPSAEEVKLIMDEKEKEKTEEPEGEAAEDDDDLDKTPRVLAXXXXXXXXXXXXXXXXXXXAPRPARTSPCSARAWPPPAPTTAPSSRRPPPPSPPSKGA from the coding sequence ATGTTGTCGTACATGCTGCCCGTCGAGGAGAAGGTCAGCTTCGCCGAGGGTGACGCCTCGTCCTTCACGCCCCTCAGCGAGGACCGGTCCCCCGTGTCGGAGACCAAGCCCCTCCTGCCGGCCGACGACAAGCCCGACAAGCTGGCCTCCCTCGAGGGCGAGCTCCAGGGGCTGGAGTCGCCCTCCGCCGAGGAGGTGAAGCTCATCAtggacgagaaggagaaggaaaagacggaGGAGCCCGAGGGCGAGGCCGCCGAGGACGACGACGACCTGGACAAGACGCCCCGGGTCCTCGCGNNNNNNNNNNNNNNNNNNNNNNNNNNNNNNNNNNNNNNNNNNNNNNNNNNNNNNNAAGCCCCGCGGCCAGCGAGGACAAGTCCGTGTTCAGCGAGAGCCTGGCCTCCCCCGGCTCCGACGACCGCTCCATCATCAAGACGGCCGCCTCCACCAAGCCCTCCCTCAAAAGGTGCGTAG